A window of Raphanus sativus cultivar WK10039 unplaced genomic scaffold, ASM80110v3 Scaffold2030, whole genome shotgun sequence genomic DNA:
GATACAGAGTAGTTGTCACAGTATCAGTGGTTGTTGGTTATTACCATTCTTTCCTTCTTGATTTGTCATCACACACACTGTCTAAGTTCAGTAGTAAGCTTGCTGATGGTGGGCGTGTTGGTGGTGCTGCTGAGGGTAGTGCGGGTGGTAAACCGGAGGAGCTGGAGCTGGAGCTGGAACAGGGCCGTTGCAATAACCGTTGTACGCTGGGTAACCCATAGGTGAGGCTTGGTATGAGGCGGGGATAAGCTCAGGGGAGTATGGATATGGTGGGCTCCTGTTGCTGTAGACAGTGGTAGGTGGGGATGGGTAAGATGCTGCAGGTGAAGCGTACTGAGGGGAGTGAGAGGGTGATCTGATGAACGGGAAGGAAGAGACGTATGCGTTTGTGATACGCCCGGCTTTCGCTGGTGGCATTGGACCGTTGTAGCTGGCTCTGGTTCTCTTGTTCGCCGGTACAGCTGCTGGTTTCCTCTTCTCGGTTTTGGTCTTCTCTAGCTGTTCCAACCGCTTCTTGAGGTTCTCTGGAGGGAACTCTTCCTCGAGTTTGTACTCTTCTATGCATTTCAAGACTGCCTTGAGAGCTGATTGCTCCTTGCGCGCCACAAGATGCTAACATAACAAAGATAATAAATGTTAAAGTCAAAGAATGAAAGATGTTCAAGCTGTAAGGTAAAATGAGTAGATTACCGAAGCTCGGCCGGTATTGCTGGAGTCTTCTGTCTTCTTTGCGTCCCTTAGATAGGCTTTGAGTAAAGGAACGGGAGGGAACTTATCCACAAGGCCAACTTCATAAGTGAAATGAACAGCATCAAGCTGTTGCCCCCTGCTGATTAACTCTTCAATCATGTCTGTGCAAAGCAATAACAACTCAAAACCATCATTCATAACCTcaagatatattaaaaagacTTGAAGTTGAACTTCACACCACAGCTTATGATCAGTTTCTAATCTGCCTTACATATAAACACACACCTTAAGTCTACTAAAGTCTCAGACTTCACAACAAATCATGCAATATCATGAGAAGAAAGGAGCTTTAAAGCTTACCAGGCATTTGATCACCCAAACCAACTAAAACAGCAAGCTTCGGCATCTGTTTACGCCACGCGGATCCAACGACAAGCTTCCTATACAGACCAAGATCCTCACTCTTAACAATCCCAAACGTCACAACATGCTGAAGAAACGTATGCACATCAGGTGTCTTCACATTCTCCACCCTCCCTCCTCTCTCCTCCAACCCCGCCTTCCACGTCTCCGCAATCTCCTTAGCTTTCGCCTCAACGCTCGGCGTAACAAGCAGCCTCGCCTTCCCCATCACAGGATCAACAATCACAGGCGCCAAGCTCTCGAGAATCACCACACAAGCCCACCCGAAATCATTACTCATCTTCTCCCCAGAGCCCCTCTTATCCACCGGAAACACCTCGGAGATCGCCTCGAGCACCAGCATCGCCGGATCCACACAATCCCCCAACGCCGCCGGGATCTTCGACCTTAGCCCCTCTAGCTCCTTCTTCCTCGCCGTCACGAAGCTCCAGAACCCCCTCGCGTCCATCTTCAAACACAGAGACTTCAAAGCAGAGAGAAGCCCTTCCTCGTCATCGTCAACCTCTCCGTAACCTCCGCCGTCTCTAGCTTTCTCGAGCGACTCAAGAGCAGCTCGAGCTCGCTCCCCGACTTTCCCGGCGACGATCTCCACGCTCCGCTCGATCGTAGCCTCCCTGCGCTTCAGCGACTCGAGAGAGGTCTGAGTCTGGCTGTCCAGTGCCTCGATCATCCCCTTAAGCGCCTCCGATTTCTTCATCAGATTCTCCTCGAGCGTGGTGAAGTGATCGGAGAGCTCTTTCCACAGAAGCGTGCAGCTCGTCATCAGCGACGTCTGCTTCTGAAACTCCTCGAAACTCGGCTGAGCTAACTCGGTCAACTCGCCTGGATCGGAGACCGACCCCATCGAACGGCGTGTGAAGCTTAACGAACTTCGAAACTCAAATcgagagaagagagaacaaaCCGTTGAGAGAGAGACGAAAGTGTTTTTTGGGAGTGAGATTGGAGAAAACCCTAGAAATGGCAAAAAAGACGAGTTTCGATGACGTGGATAAGTCAAAAGAGCGACACGTATTGGTCCTGTCTAGAATGCGCCAGGGATGCGCAGGTTATTGTGAACGAGAGGGTGATGATGACGTGTGATAAGGGCGTGTTTGGGGTGGTGGTAATAAGTATCCTAAGCTTCCGCTTTATCGTATAGATCgcttaaagaaaacaaaaatttaaaggtGAAAGAGATACGTGGGCCACTCCCACTGACCACCACATGCGTTGAGTCGGAAACCAGTGAAGCATTGCCggttaaaaatactaaatagactataaagtattaccaaaaaatattgtttatgtttttaaaattttccgtTGTATAATGTAAGAAGAACACATGTGTTTGTGAAGATGATCTTTAAAAAGGCTGTAAATGAATCAGTCACGCGTGATAATACTTGGACCGAATATTTATGTCTTCGAAAACGTGATAATTAAGCAAGCCACGAAGAGGACTCGACTcattacatgtttttttttacactAATAACTTTTACTAGTTTGCTAATTTTGCTTGTGATATCAAACAGAAGCATAGGATAAAAAGTAATTTGAGGTCGAATTATTAAAGATACTTAGAATTGACGTATGCTAAACTTTTTCTGTGGATATGTGCAAAATGTAAAACGAGACAATGACATATAATCCATTATTGAAACATCCTTACTCTTTCCTCcttttgataataatattatcatttaattataCAGATTACATTGACTAAACACAATTAGTATGAGATGAAAACTGAAATTGACGGCGAACAATTCAATCTAATTCAGTGAGTCCACAATGGACGGTTACAAATTAACCGCCGTTTGCTTTACAGAAAAAGCAAggagaaaattttgaaatttttaaaagggagaaatcaaattcaaaaggactaatgatttaaatccATGCACTGACTTGACATTGGTCTAGCTAATCTTATAGTAACATGATAAAGACATTGCATAATTTCGAGCccttttatatatgttttcgttAGTATGTTAAAATATCATATGCATTTAAACTCTTACCCACTACACAAAGTACTTTGTCCTATCTATGTATATCCTGCTACTTGTCATGATGGTGGGCAGTGGGCACACTATGATCCTATGTACACGTTAAACAACATTTAGTATCGGCAACCTTAAAATAACACAATTAATCagatggtgaaaataaaaatattaatcgatacagattttgatatataataacGTTATTGAGGTGTATCATTTGTCATTAACATAGTATACATGTACATTTCTTAGAGAAATATCTTCTAATGCACGTAAGATATCGTGAATATAGTCGACTAGTGAATACAGGAAAGCAAGTTTGGTCAGAGGCACTATGATTCAACGGATTAGATGAAATTAGCACACAACAGTAGAGTGAAAAACCATTAAACCCCTTTCATACCTAACTTGTCAATTAAACAGAGACATAGATAAAGtgaaaaagagaaacaagattcATATATTCTAGTGGCCAAAACCACCCACATGGTACATGGCTTCTTCTTGTCTGCTTTTTAATTTCATCCCaattaattcataaaaatttaaaacaaagaagaaattaTTACCTAGTTAGCATCACagctgttgttttttttttttttgctaaagcaTCACAGCTGTTGTTTCCAATCACAAGTACAAAGCAGGATGAAAACTAACTCAATGTCAAATTCTTTATACAAAAGGCACTAAGACACTATTGTTTGGTTCAACACCCACATATTGATAGGTGGTTcgtctctttctttcttcattttAGCAAAGAAGAAggattataatatgttttttgataaaaaaaaaaaaaagcgataGGATTATAAGAGCATGTTTATAGGTAGATACACTAATTGTATCTTAAGTGGGCCataatgatttcttaattattatcatttagCTAAGATACATTATTAAGATACACTTAAGTATTATCATTTTATAGGTAGTTTCTTTAATTAAAGTtcttaacaataaaaaataatatatataaatttttttttaaaaaagataaatttatttattaaattaaacaaagttaaacataaaacatttcaaacatagattttaaaataacaacataAAAACCTGAAAATAAAGATTAGTAAAAGCGGCATCCACGTTTAGTTGTTGTGTTGATCACGTCCAAATTTACGCCATATATGTTCAACCAAATCACGTTTTAGTCGTTGATGTGCTTTTTTATCAAGAATACTTATTCGAACACTATCTTCATCGGCGATATTTGGAGGGCTATCTATGGAAAAGTCGTCATTGACACTTGAACTTCCGTCGTCTTCTCCTTGTTGGAAACCCGAGAGGTCGTGTTGAGTGCCATCAACTCGTTCGTTTTCTACTATCATATTATGGAGTATGATACATGCTCTCATAATCTTCCCAATCTTGACTATGTCCCAACAACGTGCTGGATTTTTGACAATGGCAAATCGTGCTTGTAAGACTCCGAACGCACGCTCGACATCTTTTCGGACAGCTTCTTGCTTATTAGCAAATAAAGCTGCTTTCGGCCCTTGAGGAAGTTTTATAGATTGGATAAAAGTTGCCCATTTAGGATAAATACCATCGGTGAGATAGTAAGCCATTGAATAAGGATTTCCGTTCACCGAAAAATTCACTTGTGGAGCTTGGCCATATATGATGTCATCGAAAACAGGTGAGCGATCAAGAACATTGATATCATTTAATGTACCTGGAAGTCCAAAAAACGCATGCCATATCCAGAGATCATAATCAGCAACCGCCTCTAGAACGATTGTTGGTTTTCTCGAACCACGAGAAAATTGTCCTTTCCAAGTGGTGGGACAattcttccactcccaatgcatacaatcAATGCTTCCTATCATACCGGGAAATCCACGAATCTCTCCTTGATGAAGTAGACGTTGAAGATCATCTTGTGTTGGTCTCCTTAGATACTGATCGCCGAACAAATCTATTATTGCTTCCACAAAATTTTCTACACATAATCGAGCCGTGCTTGCAGCGAGCCTGATGTATTCGTCGACCGCATCAAGGGCAGAACCATATGCCAATACACGAATTGCTGCTGTACACTTTTGAAGTGTAGAGAGACCACTTCTTCCGGTAACATCTTCCGTTTGACGAAAGTATTGAACATCATTGGAGAGGCGGTCAACAATACGCATGAACAAGGACTTGTTCATTCTAAATCTTCTTCGAAATTGATTTTCCTGATATGTAGGACTGTCACTGAAATAATCGTTCCATAACCGTAGATGGCCTTCTTCGCGATTTCGTTCGataacaattcttttttttcttgttttcttcacTTCTTCTTGATCACCGTAATTTTTATACAAACTCTCAAATGCTTGATCGAAATGGTGATCAAAATACTGATCGAAAGCTTCATCGAAAGGCTTATCGAAGTCTTCGTTATGAGAAGAAGATGCCATGAGATAGAGTGTTTGTGATGAGAATGAAAAGttgagagaatagagagaatgAAGAGTGTTTGTGATGAGAATGAAAGAGAATGACTacaatttatagaaataataCAAGCTTATTTATGTTTCTCTCGTGAAACAAAAAGACAACAATACAAAACAACAATACAAAACAATACATATCTCATGATAACAAAAAGACAAATGTTGTGACACTCTGATATACACTCGTGATATTTGACACTCAAATACAACAATACGATGACACTCTGAACTCAAGGACACTCTTGTGACCACTCTCCACTCTCGTGACATCTCTGTGTCCTCTCTCACCTGCATTTCAAACAAAAAGACAAGAACTCAAGGACACTCTCGTGACATCTCTGTGTACTTTCTCACCTGCATTACAAACACAAAGACAACGTGTTTTATAACCACAAAcacaaagacaaagaaaaaacacCAAGAACAGCAACACTTGATTGATAAACGTGAAACACAAAGACACAAGGGCCTTGATTGATAAACAAAAACACATAGACAAATAACACAACAACAGAAACAGAGAAcacaaaataacagaaacagaaacataacTGCAAAGTTAAACCGAAACACTTGATTGATAAACAGAAACTAACTAGAGAACAATTGACTGATAAGCTTCTTCTTGAGGACTTCTTCGTAATCAGCTAAGGGCTCTTTTCTTCCAAGGAGATTCTCAAGCATATTCATCTTAGACAAATGTTCTTTGGCGGCTAAATCCTTCTGTTTGGCAGCCAAATCCTTCTCTTTGATTGTCCACATCCTCTCATACTTCTCAACATCCACAATCTCATGCACCACAGCCTTGTTCTTGAGCGCTGCCTTTGCAGCCTTCACACCCGGTGGACGCTTGCTTCCACTTGCTTCAGAGGGAACTGAATCCGCGTCTTCCTCATTCTTCCTCTTATTCTTCTTGTCATCGTTGTGACTAAGCTCACACCACTTCTGGTCATACCGCAGCTCCCTCCATGCGTGTTCAAGAGTAAACTTCTTCTTGTGATTGATCAAGAAAATTTGATGTGCTTTTTTGAGAACATCAACCTCATTTTGGCCGGAGCTTTTCTCTCTTGTAGCTGCTGCGTATGATCCACAGAACTTGGACACAAAATCATTGATCTTGTGCCAACGCTGCTTGCAGTCACCCGTCTTTCTCGCCAAGCTGCCAGCAGAGTGAGGACTTGCCGTATAGTATGCAGTAACTCGGTCCCAAAAGGTCCCTGCTTTCTGCTCGTTGCCCACCACAGCATCTTTGCTCGTGTTCAACCACGCGCTGATGAGAACAATGTCATCCCCTTGGCTCCATTTCCTTCGTTCTTTTCGTGCAGCAGCAGTGTCTCCATCAACGTGTTGTGGTTTGTGAGAAGCTTCGGTTCCTAGACTACCTAGAGATGGGATGTTTCCAAACGAAACAGTTTGTGTTTGTGAACTAAGTAGTTCACCAAAGCTAATGGTTCCAGAAGATGGAAAGTAAGCCatagaggagagaagaagaaagagaaggaggtcacagaggagaagaaagaagatgaatgaagaagaagaaacagaggagaagaaagaagagaagaacacGGTTTATAACCGTGTTTGACATCACACTTAGCATTGATCACAACCGAGTGGACATTTACCTACAAGCATTTACCTACAAGCATTCATCACTACAACCATTCTTCATACAAACCATTCAATTAACTCTAACCATAATATTTATTACTAAAACCTACCACACAACTACCTTATTAGCAAACCAAACAGAGCAAACCAAACAGAGCTTCACTAAATTCTTTTCAAACAAGAAAAAGATTAACAACAATCGCCATGGTTTATCAAATTAAACAGAGCAAAGAATAAAACATTACAAAGATTAAAACAACTAGAGCAAAAGATTAAACAGAGCAAAGATTACCTTTGTGAAAAGCTTGATCGGTTCTGTCTGACAAAGAAAAAGGTTTCGCCACTGAACGCCTCTTGATCATCCATCTCAACAGacaaatacacaaaaaaaaaattaaaacaaatcagAGGCTTGTTCACGATTCAATCTAATACATGCAtgaatgaaatatataaaaatttgaaacaattttAACAACTAAAACTCATCTTTACCTTTCGATCATCCAGAGCAGAAACAGTCACCGATGTCTCTTCGTCTCCGAGAGCCACCATGAGAGAAATCTCCGCGTTTTCGTTGGCCGATGAGACGAACCGCTAGAGGAGACGCCGTTCTCCTTTATCGAGATGAGCCACCGACAGAGACACCGTGTCGTTGAGGAGATTCACCGAGATGATcaacaatcgtctttcgtcTCGCCGAGGAGAggagagaaggaagagagaaggAAGACGAGAAGGAAGAATGAGATTAGATGAAACGACGCCGCACAGAACCTCTCCTCTCTCCAATTAACAAAGAACACGTGCCCTCAAGATACAACTTCTCCTTATTTTAATTAAGCGACAAGTTTATGCTAAAAGgtgttttgatctttttttttaaattaaaataacctTAAGAAATACTTTAAGATAACCctataataatatgtttattttttttctgatcaGAAGGA
This region includes:
- the LOC130505129 gene encoding FRIGIDA-like protein 4a; protein product: MGSVSDPGELTELAQPSFEEFQKQTSLMTSCTLLWKELSDHFTTLEENLMKKSEALKGMIEALDSQTQTSLESLKRREATIERSVEIVAGKVGERARAALESLEKARDGGGYGEVDDDEEGLLSALKSLCLKMDARGFWSFVTARKKELEGLRSKIPAALGDCVDPAMLVLEAISEVFPVDKRGSGEKMSNDFGWACVVILESLAPVIVDPVMGKARLLVTPSVEAKAKEIAETWKAGLEERGGRVENVKTPDVHTFLQHVVTFGIVKSEDLGLYRKLVVGSAWRKQMPKLAVLVGLGDQMPDMIEELISRGQQLDAVHFTYEVGLVDKFPPVPLLKAYLRDAKKTEDSSNTGRASHLVARKEQSALKAVLKCIEEYKLEEEFPPENLKKRLEQLEKTKTEKRKPAAVPANKRTRASYNGPMPPAKAGRITNAYVSSFPFIRSPSHSPQYASPAASYPSPPTTVYSNRSPPYPYSPELIPASYQASPMGYPAYNGYCNGPVPAPAPAPPVYHPHYPQQHHQHAHHQQAYY
- the LOC108830571 gene encoding protein ALP1-like, whose amino-acid sequence is MASSSHNEDFDKPFDEAFDQYFDHHFDQAFESLYKNYGDQEEVKKTRKKRIVIERNREEGHLRLWNDYFSDSPTYQENQFRRRFRMNKSLFMRIVDRLSNDVQYFRQTEDVTGRSGLSTLQKCTAAIRVLAYGSALDAVDEYIRLAASTARLCVENFVEAIIDLFGDQYLRRPTQDDLQRLLHQGEIRGFPGMIGSIDCMHWEWKNCPTTWKGQFSRGSRKPTIVLEAVADYDLWIWHAFFGLPGTLNDINVLDRSPVFDDIIYGQAPQVNFSVNGNPYSMAYYLTDGIYPKWATFIQSIKLPQGPKAALFANKQEAVRKDVERAFGVLQARFAIVKNPARCWDIVKIGKIMRACIILHNMIVENERVDGTQHDLSGFQQGEDDGSSSVNDDFSIDSPPNIADEDSVRISILDKKAHQRLKRDLVEHIWRKFGRDQHNN
- the LOC130505128 gene encoding glutathione S-transferase T3-like, which gives rise to MAYFPSSGTISFGELLSSQTQTVSFGNIPSLGSLGTEASHKPQHVDGDTAAARKERRKWSQGDDIVLISAWLNTSKDAVVGNEQKAGTFWDRVTAYYTASPHSAGSLARKTGDCKQRWHKINDFVSKFCGSYAAATREKSSGQNEVDVLKKAHQIFLINHKKKFTLEHAWRELRYDQKWCELSHNDDKKNKRKNEEDADSVPSEASGSKRPPGVKAAKAALKNKAVVHEIVDVEKYERMWTIKEKDLAAKQKDLAAKEHLSKMNMLENLLGRKEPLADYEEVLKKKLISQLFSSERGHRDVTRVESGHKSVLEFRVSSYCCI